The following proteins are co-located in the Phragmites australis chromosome 10, lpPhrAust1.1, whole genome shotgun sequence genome:
- the LOC133930955 gene encoding calcium-dependent protein kinase 26-like has protein sequence MAAAAWGGGSGGGERADAKYKSHKAPGLRGAILEAAHVSCLEDRYALGLQLGWGQFGVIRSCSDMVTGEALACKSIAKDRLVSPDDVRGVKLEIEVMARLSGHPNVVDLKAVYEDEESVHLVMELCAGGELFHRLEERGCFSEHEAAMLFRYLMEVVAHCHCKGIVHRDLKPENILLVSKSPSSPIKLADFGLATYIQPGRSLSGMVGSPFYIAPEVLSGGYNEAADVWSAGVILYILLSGIPPFWGKTKSKIFECIRSTELWFPSDPWDRVSDSAKELVTGMLRRDPRQRLTAKQVLEHSWMQQHADQPQDSCSHCHEMGLRMEDPSSCSFSTPLASRSRDVSFNTGGPISCQGLSDEDVCSPTFACRSSFSAFVADGAPSCSTSWFSFDGACEPSGVMSMPSFSFFCAQEPGEPEPSASGDASGEKAPRDATVAAATPSTSPRMSEVVRTARSANPSRAVGINSRRNHTIGAGDREHLDVAVAESVIRWASCTNFSTAHSLRASLVC, from the exons ATGGCTGCCGCAGCTTGGGGCGGCggcagtggaggaggagagCGCGCCGACGCCAAGTACAAATCGCACAAGGCGCCGGGCTTGCGCGGCGCCATTCTGGAGGCGGCGCACGTCTCGTGCCTCGAGGACCGCTACGCGCTGGGGCTGCAGCTCGGGTGGGGCCAGTTCGGCGTCATCCGGTCGTGCTCCGACATGGTCACCGGCGAGGCGCTCGCCTGCAAGTCCATCGCCAAGGACCGCCTCGTGTCCCCCGACGACGTGAGGGGCGTCAAGCTCGAGATCGAGGTCATGGCGCGCCTCTCGGGCCATCCGAACGTCGTCGACCTCAAGGCGGTGTACGAGGACGAGGAGTCCGTGCACCTCGTCATGGAGCTCTGCGCCGGCGGGGAGCTCTTCCACCGCCTCGAGGAGCGCGGCTGCTTCTCGGAGCATGAGGCCGCAATGCTATTCCGGTATCTCATGGAGGTCGTGGCCCACTGCCATTGCAAAGGCATCGTGCACCGGGACCTGAAGCCGGAGAACATCCTCCTGGTCAGCAAGTCGCCGTCATCGCCAATCAAACTCGCAGACTTTGGCCTCGCCACCTACATCCAGCCTG GTCGAAGCTTGAGTGGCATGGTAGGAAGCCCGTTTTACATTGCGCCGGAGGTGCTTTCCGGTGGATACAATGAGGCTGCCGATGTATGGAGCGCCGGGGTTATACTTTACATCCTCCTGAGCGGCATCCCGCCGTTTTGGGGGAAAACCAAGTCCAAGATTTTCGAGTGTATCAGATCGACAGAGCTGTGGTTTCCTTCTGATCCCTGGGATAGGGTTTCTGATTCAGCGAAGGAGCTGGTCACCGGGATGCTACGGCGGGATCCTAGACAACGACTCACGGCGAAGCAGGTTTTAG AGCATTCGTGGATGCAACAACACGCGGACCAACCACAAGATTCCTGCAGCCATTGCCACGAGATGGGCCTCAGGATGGAGGACCCTAGCTCGTGCTCGTTCTCCACGCCACTGGCATCGCGGAGCCGCGATGTGAGCTTCAACACCGGTGGCCCGATCTCCTGTCAAGGCCTGTCGGACGAGGACGTGTGCTCGCCCACATTCGCCTGCAGATCATCCTTCTCGGCGTTCGTTGCCGACGGCGCCCCGTCCTGCTCGACCTCCTGGTTTTCGTTCGACGGCGCCTGCGAGCCCAGCGGCGTCATGTCAATGCCGAGCTTCTCGTTTTTCTGTGCACAAGAACCCGGGGAGCCTGAGCCGTCGGCGTCGGGTGACGCCTCGGGCGAGAAGGCTCCCCGCGACGCGACGGTGGCTGCTGCTACTCCTTCCACGTCTCCGAGGATGTCGGAGGTCGTGAGGACGGCGAGGTCCGCGAACCCATCACGGGCCGTCGGCatcaacagcaggaggaaccaCACGATCGGGGCCGGCGACCGCGAGCACCTGGACGTGGCGGTCGCCGAGTCCGTCATACGCTGGGCGTCGTGCACGAACTTCTCCACGGCGCACTCCCTCCGGGCCTCGCTCGTGTGCTAG